Within the uncultured Draconibacterium sp. genome, the region TAATTGTGCTTTAAAGTATTCTCGATTAAATTGGGAGGCGCCGATTATCAAAAAAGTAAAAAGTATGCCAAGAAGTGTAAATCATGTAGCATCACGCGCCCGAAGAAAGAAATTACTGAAAAAAACTAGAGGTTATTTCGGTTCGCGTAGTAACGTTTGGACGGTTGCAAAGAATACCTGGGAAAAAGGTCAACAGTTTGCATACCGCGATAGAAAAGCGAAAAAAAGAACATTCCGTGCATTGTGGATTCAGCGTATTAACGCTGCAGCGCGATTGGAAGGAATGTCGTATTCACAATTCATGGGATTGTTGAAAAAGAACGACATTGAAATTAACAGGAAAGTACTGGCCGAATTGGCTATGAACCAACCTGAGGCGTTCAAAGCAATCGTAGAAAAAGTAAAATAAAGACTTTATTATTTAGGTGAAATAATTTAAGCCCTGACGGTTTCGTCGGGGCTTTTTTTGTATCTCTTTGAAAAATTGAGTATGGAAAATCCTGCCCCCAAATATATTACCTCTGTTTTACGGATGCTTGGATTAAAAAAACTCACTACTAATAAATATTTCAATATTTACCCAACAATTAATTTATAGCCAATCCCTCTAACATTTAAAATGCAAACGGCAGGATCTTTTACCAGTTTTTGGCGCAGTTTTGTGATAAACACGTGCAGGCTACGCGTTGTAAAGTAATCGTCGTCGCCCCAAAGCTCCAGCAAAATTGTTTTGGTATGCAATACATGGTTTTTATTATCGCATAACCGCTTCAATAATTCAGACTCGCGATGAGAAAGGATTGTCTTTTCTTCTGCAAAAAATAAACTTTGCGTAACCGGATCAAAAGTATAACTGCCAATTTGAAAATGGTTTGATGTTGCAATTTGTGTTTTTTGAAAAGCCCGGTTCATTAATGCTTTTATGCGAATAATAAGTTCATTCATGCCAAATGGTTTTTTCAGGTAATCGTTACCTCCAATGGTAAAACCTTCAACCACATCATCAACAGCAGAGCGGGCTGTTAAAAAAAGAACCGGAATTTGAGTGTCTGTTTCCCGAATCTGCTGAACCATTTCAAAGCCGTCCATAACAGGCATCATTACATCTGCTACAATAATATCAGGATGCAGGTTATGATATTTTTGTAATCCAGTTTCTCCGTTTCCGGCTGTTAAAACCACAAATTCGCCCTTTTCTTCGAGTGTCTCTTTAACAATCATCGATAAGGTAAGCTCATCTTCAACTAACAGTACTTTTATTTTATCCATTCTTGTGGAATTTCAAGCGTAAAAACCGATCCTCTGTCTGGCTGGCTTTTTACATGAATGCTACCTCCGTGTTTTTCAATCATTTCTTTCACATAAAACAATCCAAGTCCAAAGCCTTTTACATCATGACGGTTTCCCGTTGGGACACGGTAAAATTTATCAAAAAGACGATTTAAGTATTTTGAATCAATTCCAATACCGTTATCTTCAACCGAAACAAATACATTTCTTTCTTCGGAATAAGAAGACACCTTTAAATGCACTTCGTTTCCTGAATATTTAATACCATTTTCCATTAAATTATTAAGGATATTAGTTAAATGTAATTTGTCAGCCTTTATTTTATCTGTATTTAAATGTGTTTCAATCTTTACTTCTTTCCCGGAAACAAGAAGTAACTTTTCTGAAAGGTTGGAAATAATTTGCGGAAGGTCGATTGTTTCAATCTTCAGCTCCACATTTTTACTGTTTTTTCGCGACATTGATAAAATTTGTTCTACCAATCCTGTAAGCTGTTCCATTTGTTCTTTAGCAATATTCAGGTATTTATTCCGGCGTTCTTTGCTTGCCGGCTGATCGGCTACTAACAAAGCATCGATTGCTGCATACGACACAGCAATCGGGGTTTTAAGTTCGTGCGTCATGTTGTTGGTGAAATTGGTTTTTAATTCTTCTTCGGTTTGTAAATTTCGGATAGTTCGTAACAAATAAAAGAAAGTAATAACCAAAAAAATGAAAATTACTACCGAAGTAAGAAATAACCCCGCCATTTGTTTTAACAGGTAGCTGGTAGGATTTTTTATAAATACCCGGTAGGAGTGGGCACCTTTATAATCATAATAGAAATCGTATTGCCTGGCTTTTTTTATACTGAATGATTGATTGTTATTTCCTGAAATGCAAATAGAGTCATTGTGTGTTTGTACCACGAAAATTTGGTAAGGCTGATTAATATTTACTTCTGTTAATTGACTGTTTAAAACACTATCAAAAGCATTTATATTAATATTTATATACTTATCGTATCCATAATGCATCGTTTTTTTTATATATGCAGCCAATTTTTCAGTTGTATTTGCCTCTTCGCCAAAATCGTTAAAACCAGCCTCTTGTGTGTTTGCCTGGCTTATGGTGTCGTTATCTATTTGATCATAAGTATAATAAACATTTTGCCCAGTAGAATCATCTCTTACTCCAACATTCATTGCTAACGATTGTGCTACAGATGAATCTCTTTCTATAAAGTCGCTGCGCATTGCCAGTTCGTACTGATCGGCAATATCCATAGCATTATAAATGTCTTTATCAAACTGTTGTGAGGTTGTTTCGTACAAACCATTTAGCCAGTAAAGCTGGTACAAAAACACCCCAACCATTACAATAATGATTATGATTGCAATATTGTGTAACGAGATTTTCATTTATAAGAATTTAAATACCCTTTCCGGGCAATTTGTTTTCCTTTTTGCCAAGTAGTTCTTTTAAGCTAAAGTATATATTCCTCATTGATAACACTGGATCTGTTAAGACTATTTAAGACTAACTAAGACAGTAATAACTCTTTTTGATTAAGAGAATAAGGTTATTTGTAATGTGAATTCATAAAAACAAACAATTATAAATGAAAACAATTACCAAAAGCTTACAGAAAACCTTTTTATTTCTTTTTTTAGGAATACTTACAAATACACTTGGAGCCCAAACCTATTCAATATCGGGCAGTTTAGTTGATGAAAATGATTCGATTATTCCGGTTGCCTCGGTCATTTTAACCAATCAGGCAGACTCTTCGTTTGTTGAAGGAACAATCTCGAATATGGATGGCAATTTTGTTTTAAACGATGTTAAAGACGGAGATTATTTATTACATGTTCAGCATTTGCTTTACGATAAGAAAGATGTTGCGGTAACTCTTAACACTGATATTCAACTGGGAAACATTATTCTTGCTGAAAAGGAAAACAACCTGGATGAAATTAGTGTAAAAGCTATTCGTCCGGTGGTAAAAATGGAAAATAGCACGCTATCATACGATGTATCGGCAGTAAGTGAAAAATTTGTTCGCGATAATGCCTACGAAGTTTTGGGAGATGTGCCGGGAATAATGTTAAAAGAGGAAAGTATTCAGCTTGTTGGCGCCGGAACGTTAAATATTGCTATTAATGGAAAACCAACAACAATGAGTATGGACCAGGTGCTAAATATGCTAAAAGCAATGCCCAATACCAACGTTGAAAAAGTTGAAGTGATGTATGCCCCGCCTGCAAAATATAATGTAAAAGGAGCTTTAATCAATATTATTTTAACCAGGGCTAAAAAAAATCAACTGAATGGTTCTGTAAATGTTGGCGTCCGGCAACGTCGTAATTCCAGTGCTTTAGGTGGTGTGAATCTTCAGTATGCAAAAAATAAATGGGACATAAATTTGCTGTATTCGTATGATTATGACCAAATGACCCAAAAAGATTTTTTTGACATTAACCACACCTTTCAGGATACTTTATATTTAATTGAACAGGACATGAAGGTGCCGAATAAAACAAAAGAACACCAGGCGCAGGTAAGTACTGGTTACCAGATTGATTCGGTGCAAACATTATCGTTTAGTTACTCCGGTAATTTTTCGGATGAAAACGGAGGCCCAAATAAAACCTATACAACTTTCTCATCTGTTAAAGGTGTCTCTTCCGAATTAGATACCAGCTTTTCTGAATCAACAGAAACCTTGCATAACCTGAAACTAGATTATAATTTGGAAAACAACTTAAACATTGGCGCAGATTATACCTACTACAATAGTCCTTCCTCAACAGAATATATTAGCATTATTGATGAAGAATCAGTTGAATACAAAACAAATTCAAGCCAAACAGTAAATAGATGGATGCTTTATGCCAATCATTCTTTCAGCTTATGGAATTCTGACTTTACTTATGGAGCTAACTATTCATACAGTGGCAACACAAATCATTATAATTATTACGACATTGTAAATGGCAGTTACCAAAAAGATGCATCACAATCAACAAACAACGATTATAACGAAGCTGCTACATCTGGTTTTGTGTCTCTTGCAAAACAATTTAATCCGCATTGGTCTTTTGATTTTACATTAAAAGGAGAATTTGATCGTATGCAGAAAGAATTGGAGAATACAAAAACTGATGTTTGGAACACTTTTTACTGGTATCCGGTTTTAAATGCATCGTTTATGCCTGGTAATGAATACAAACACATTTTTCAGTTGGCAGTAAAATCTTTTGCAACCTATCCTTCGTATTGGGAAATTAGTCCGGCAACATGGTACACCAATCAATACATGATTGTTAAAGGAAATCCGGAATTAAAACCATCACAAACTTACACATCGAACCTGACATACATTTTTAAACAGAAATATGTGATGATGCTGTCGTACAAATACGTAAATGATCAGATGAGCCAAATTCCATTTGCTTCCAGTGAAAGTTTTAATACGATTACCCGCTTCGAAAATATTGATTTTGATAAGAATTTGACAGTTGCATTTGTGCTTCCCTTTAATATCGGGCAATACATTAATGTAAATCCAACAGCGATGTATTTGCATCAGCACTTAAAAAACAGCAGCCCCCAAGAACAATCCTTCGACAAAACCTCCAATTTGTTTGTTCTTCAATGTAATACAGCCGTTTCGTTATGGGAAAAACACGGGTTAAAGGCAAGCATTTCCGGCCATTATTACGGACGTGGCATCCAGGGAATTTACGACTTTGAACCTTCGTATTTAGTTGATTGCGGCATATCATGTAACATGCTAAAAAACAAAGCAATATTGTCGCTGAAAGCAAACGATATTTTCAACTCAAGTATTCCCAAATTAAATATCAACAACAACAATCAAAAAAGTTATTACGATTTAGATCAGGACACCAGAATGTTTACATTGACCTTTCGGTACAACTTTGGAAAAGCAATTAAAAACAAAAAGATAGATGTGGATAACAGTCGTTTTAAACGAATGTAGAAGAAAGTAAAGATTTATTGTAACTATGATATTCTAGTCCTGACGGTTTCGTCGGGGCTTTTTTTTGCCCTTAATTTTGGATTGGTAATAGCACTAAGTCGATTTACTGTGCCAGTTCGTATAGCAATTTCACATTTGGATCAATGGAAATATCTTTAATGCCAGAAGTCGTTTTTGCCTGAAATTGTTGTGTTCCTTTTGTTTTGTCAACCATTACTGTAACAAGATCCACAGATCCATCCTCGTAAAGAATATTCATTTCCAGCGGAAAACTAAAAAGTTGTTTTCCTCTTTGTTGAACAAAAATTTGTTGATTGTCGATTTGTTTTCCGGTGATTTCTGTTCCCCACGAAACTTTGATAACCGGATGTCCGGCACTCCACAACCACTGATTAAAAAAACGATCAAGATCTTTACCAGAAACAGATTCCATCACTGATTTAAAATTTTTTGTCAGAGCGGTTTTGTTCCTGTAATCGTGATAGTATTTCTGTAATCCTTTAAAGAAAGTATCGTCGCCTAATTTATTTCTTAGCATGTGTAAAAACCAGCCCGCTTTTTCATACGAATTGGCATTTAATAGCCTGGTATATTCCTGTACCGTTGTATCGATTACCGGGGCGTACTTTTGCTTAGAGAAAGCAATTACCCGCTCTTTATCGTGTTTTAGTCCTTCTTTAAATTGTTCGTCGCCATAAAAGTTCTGCACATAAAGGTGAGTAAGGTATGTCGCAAATCCTTCGCTTAGCCATACGTGATGCCAGTTTTGTTCGGTAACAGAATTTCCAAACCACTGGTGAGCCACTTCGTGTGCAAACAGCTGTTCCGGGATGCGATCGCTAATGGCTGAATTCTCGAAATAAAATATGCAGCTCGCATTTTCCATCCCGCCGTAACGTGTTTTCGATTGTACATGAGCCAGTTTTTCATAAGAGTAGGGGCCAATTAGTTCCGAATAGTATTTAAGTGCTTTTGTGCCGTATTGGTAATTCTCAAATCCTTTTGTTTTGTTCTCTTCAAATACCCACGAACTGACAGGAATACCCTGAAAATCTTGCTCGTTTCCAACGGCAAAATCTGCCGCGCCAATTACCATTAGTTTTGTAGACAGTGGAACATCCTCTTTCCAATGGGTGAATTCCATTGAATTTTCAAGTTGTTTTTTCTCCACAAGCGAACCATTTGAAATAACCTCGTAATGCGCCGGAGCATAAACCAGGAATTCTAAAGTTGCTTTATCAGAAGGATGATCGACACATGGAAGCCAGTTTTGTGCGCGGTTGGGCCAGTTATCGCCAAAAAATGTACGATCTCCGTAGCGATTCTCTGATATTATCAAACCATCGGCAGGAATGCCGGAATAGGCAATCGTGAAATCAATTATATTCCCAGCTTCCGCCTGTTCGTTCAAGAGAATTTCAAGTTTATTGTGTCCTTGAATATAGTTCAGTCCATAACCATCCATTTTTACTGAATGAACCAGCATTCCGTTGTCGCCGGAGTTTTCAACTAAATCGAACGTGACATCATTAGCGGCTTGCAGAAATTTTATTGTAATTGTAGTAACACCTTCAATCTGGTTTGTGGTATCATTTAAATGGATTTCAAACTTGTAGTGTTGTACATCAATTTTTTCAAAACGCGATTGATGGTTTTGGGCAGATGATAAAACGACGCTGCTTAAAAATAGCAGCAGGCAGCAAAATTTTGTGATATTCATCGTAACGTGAGTTGACACCGGAATTATTTATTGTGACTTTTTATTAATGCGTAGGTAGCAAACGAAGCCAGCCAGTGTGCACCTGCATACTCGCCGGAATCCATTTTTTCGTAACTGTAGTTAAAATGGGTATCGGCAAAATCAATTAGTTGCTGGCTATTTAAGGCGTAACCCATTTCGTACAAACACCAGGCCCGGCTGAAGTTTAATCCATCGAGATGGGCGAGTTTACCATCACTTCGGTCGGTAACTTTTGCGATTTCAAGGTATTTCTCGGGATGTTTCTCAAATTTTGGAAGAAACTTTTTGAGCCACTGTTTAAACTCTTTTTCATGCAATACTTTTAACATTATCGAAGCTTCCTGCAAACAAGGCGAAAGAAAATCGAAACCGCCCGGTTCCCAGCTTAGCGGGCAGTCACAGTCGGTTATGTAATATTCTTTTGCTTTTCTTTCAATTTGAATGGCCAGTGCCGTATCGTATTTTTTTGCCCAATCGTAGGTAAACGACATTCCAAATGCAATGTTGCTGTGTTCGCCAATTCGTATGGGGTAAATCAGTTTGGTGAGAAAATCACCAAATTTATCCGATAACAGATCGACCAGCGGCGACAGGTTTGCCTGCAATTCCAATGCTACCGGATCGTCCCATTCGCGTAACGCTTCGTCGAGTTTTAACAACCAGGCCCAGCCATAAGTACGTTCGTAAGTGGTGTTATGTTCATCGTCGAAATAGGCAACTTCCTGCAGAATATTTTCTTCGGTAATATTATTTTTTAGCTTTTTAATGATCTCATCGCGGTACTTAAAATCCGGAAATTCAGTTAATATTTTTACCAATGTCCAGTGTCCATGCACCGACGAATGCCAGTCGAAACAGCCATAAAAAGCAGGGTGCATAACACGCGGAGGCTGCAGATAACTATCGTCGCCCAAAACATGCCCGGTTTTATTCGGATATTCTTGATCGATGCATTCGTA harbors:
- the rplT gene encoding 50S ribosomal protein L20, with the protein product MPRSVNHVASRARRKKLLKKTRGYFGSRSNVWTVAKNTWEKGQQFAYRDRKAKKRTFRALWIQRINAAARLEGMSYSQFMGLLKKNDIEINRKVLAELAMNQPEAFKAIVEKVK
- a CDS encoding response regulator transcription factor codes for the protein MDKIKVLLVEDELTLSMIVKETLEEKGEFVVLTAGNGETGLQKYHNLHPDIIVADVMMPVMDGFEMVQQIRETDTQIPVLFLTARSAVDDVVEGFTIGGNDYLKKPFGMNELIIRIKALMNRAFQKTQIATSNHFQIGSYTFDPVTQSLFFAEEKTILSHRESELLKRLCDNKNHVLHTKTILLELWGDDDYFTTRSLHVFITKLRQKLVKDPAVCILNVRGIGYKLIVG
- a CDS encoding HAMP domain-containing sensor histidine kinase, which encodes MKISLHNIAIIIIIVMVGVFLYQLYWLNGLYETTSQQFDKDIYNAMDIADQYELAMRSDFIERDSSVAQSLAMNVGVRDDSTGQNVYYTYDQIDNDTISQANTQEAGFNDFGEEANTTEKLAAYIKKTMHYGYDKYINININAFDSVLNSQLTEVNINQPYQIFVVQTHNDSICISGNNNQSFSIKKARQYDFYYDYKGAHSYRVFIKNPTSYLLKQMAGLFLTSVVIFIFLVITFFYLLRTIRNLQTEEELKTNFTNNMTHELKTPIAVSYAAIDALLVADQPASKERRNKYLNIAKEQMEQLTGLVEQILSMSRKNSKNVELKIETIDLPQIISNLSEKLLLVSGKEVKIETHLNTDKIKADKLHLTNILNNLMENGIKYSGNEVHLKVSSYSEERNVFVSVEDNGIGIDSKYLNRLFDKFYRVPTGNRHDVKGFGLGLFYVKEMIEKHGGSIHVKSQPDRGSVFTLEIPQEWIK
- a CDS encoding outer membrane beta-barrel protein, with the translated sequence MKTITKSLQKTFLFLFLGILTNTLGAQTYSISGSLVDENDSIIPVASVILTNQADSSFVEGTISNMDGNFVLNDVKDGDYLLHVQHLLYDKKDVAVTLNTDIQLGNIILAEKENNLDEISVKAIRPVVKMENSTLSYDVSAVSEKFVRDNAYEVLGDVPGIMLKEESIQLVGAGTLNIAINGKPTTMSMDQVLNMLKAMPNTNVEKVEVMYAPPAKYNVKGALINIILTRAKKNQLNGSVNVGVRQRRNSSALGGVNLQYAKNKWDINLLYSYDYDQMTQKDFFDINHTFQDTLYLIEQDMKVPNKTKEHQAQVSTGYQIDSVQTLSFSYSGNFSDENGGPNKTYTTFSSVKGVSSELDTSFSESTETLHNLKLDYNLENNLNIGADYTYYNSPSSTEYISIIDEESVEYKTNSSQTVNRWMLYANHSFSLWNSDFTYGANYSYSGNTNHYNYYDIVNGSYQKDASQSTNNDYNEAATSGFVSLAKQFNPHWSFDFTLKGEFDRMQKELENTKTDVWNTFYWYPVLNASFMPGNEYKHIFQLAVKSFATYPSYWEISPATWYTNQYMIVKGNPELKPSQTYTSNLTYIFKQKYVMMLSYKYVNDQMSQIPFASSESFNTITRFENIDFDKNLTVAFVLPFNIGQYINVNPTAMYLHQHLKNSSPQEQSFDKTSNLFVLQCNTAVSLWEKHGLKASISGHYYGRGIQGIYDFEPSYLVDCGISCNMLKNKAILSLKANDIFNSSIPKLNINNNNQKSYYDLDQDTRMFTLTFRYNFGKAIKNKKIDVDNSRFKRM
- a CDS encoding M1 family metallopeptidase produces the protein MNITKFCCLLLFLSSVVLSSAQNHQSRFEKIDVQHYKFEIHLNDTTNQIEGVTTITIKFLQAANDVTFDLVENSGDNGMLVHSVKMDGYGLNYIQGHNKLEILLNEQAEAGNIIDFTIAYSGIPADGLIISENRYGDRTFFGDNWPNRAQNWLPCVDHPSDKATLEFLVYAPAHYEVISNGSLVEKKQLENSMEFTHWKEDVPLSTKLMVIGAADFAVGNEQDFQGIPVSSWVFEENKTKGFENYQYGTKALKYYSELIGPYSYEKLAHVQSKTRYGGMENASCIFYFENSAISDRIPEQLFAHEVAHQWFGNSVTEQNWHHVWLSEGFATYLTHLYVQNFYGDEQFKEGLKHDKERVIAFSKQKYAPVIDTTVQEYTRLLNANSYEKAGWFLHMLRNKLGDDTFFKGLQKYYHDYRNKTALTKNFKSVMESVSGKDLDRFFNQWLWSAGHPVIKVSWGTEITGKQIDNQQIFVQQRGKQLFSFPLEMNILYEDGSVDLVTVMVDKTKGTQQFQAKTTSGIKDISIDPNVKLLYELAQ
- a CDS encoding DUF2891 domain-containing protein — protein: MTSLLSAQSSKLSFDEKKAEYLYHFAYECIDQEYPNKTGHVLGDDSYLQPPRVMHPAFYGCFDWHSSVHGHWTLVKILTEFPDFKYRDEIIKKLKNNITEENILQEVAYFDDEHNTTYERTYGWAWLLKLDEALREWDDPVALELQANLSPLVDLLSDKFGDFLTKLIYPIRIGEHSNIAFGMSFTYDWAKKYDTALAIQIERKAKEYYITDCDCPLSWEPGGFDFLSPCLQEASIMLKVLHEKEFKQWLKKFLPKFEKHPEKYLEIAKVTDRSDGKLAHLDGLNFSRAWCLYEMGYALNSQQLIDFADTHFNYSYEKMDSGEYAGAHWLASFATYALIKSHNK